Proteins co-encoded in one Bacillus carboniphilus genomic window:
- the clpB gene encoding ATP-dependent chaperone ClpB, with amino-acid sequence MAFESMTYKLQEAFQKAGELVKEKHHPAIEPEHLFFTLLDDPTGLLPDILEQKKVSSSSIKEGLEGLLHKLPEVSGGNGDTETNISISYQTNSIIQSGQNLQKEWGDHYLSIEHIFLSLFSIKSAATEVFLKAGLTRETLLETIQEIRGNHKVTTQNPENQYQALKKYGRDLVEEVKEGRIDPVVGRDQEIRNVVRILSRKTKNNPVLIGEPGVGKTAIVEGLAWRIVKKDVPEGLKDKTIFSLDMSSLIAGAKFRGEFEERLKAVLHEIKKSNGQILLFIDEIHTIVGAGKTEGAMDAGNMLKPMLARGELHCVGATTLDEYRKYIEKDPALERRFQQVLVQEPDVEDTISILRGLKERYEVHHGVKIHDRALVSAASLSNRYITDRFLPDKAIDLVDEACAMIRTEIDSMPSELDEVTRRVMQLEIEEAALRKEKDDISKKRLQELTEELEEYKLKAAQMKHKWEEEKGQLQHIRNKRKQLESLRRELEEAEDRYDLNRAAELRHGKIPQLEKELAQMESEQAAGSGDKKLLREEVTEEEIAQIISRWTGIPITKLVEGEREKLLKLEDSIKKRVVGQDHAIELVANAILRSRSGLKDPKRPIGSFLFLGPTGVGKTELAKALAENLFDSEEHMIRLDMSEYMEKHAVSRLVGAPPGYVGYEEGGQLTESLRRQPYSVILLDEVEKAHPEVFNILLQLLDDGRITDSQGRTADGRNAIIIMTSNIGSELMQDQEEGVIPDRDLLTVLQSFFRPEFLNRVDEIIQFHSLDEEVLKQIVDKFVFELESRLTDQEIQLELTEDAKAFIARNGWDPKFGARPLKRFIQRELENRLAKEIIAGNLHDGDRAVVSVDGEQLLVEKR; translated from the coding sequence ATGGCTTTTGAATCGATGACTTATAAGTTACAAGAAGCATTTCAAAAGGCAGGGGAACTGGTCAAAGAGAAACATCATCCTGCGATCGAACCCGAGCATTTATTTTTTACATTACTCGATGACCCTACAGGCCTCCTACCAGATATATTAGAACAGAAAAAGGTTTCTTCTTCATCAATAAAAGAAGGACTGGAAGGATTACTACATAAATTACCCGAAGTTTCAGGTGGGAATGGGGATACAGAAACAAATATATCGATTAGCTACCAAACGAATTCTATCATTCAATCAGGGCAAAACCTACAGAAAGAATGGGGAGATCACTATTTATCCATTGAGCATATATTCCTAAGTCTTTTCTCTATAAAAAGTGCAGCTACGGAAGTATTTTTGAAGGCAGGATTAACAAGAGAAACATTACTAGAAACCATTCAAGAAATAAGGGGGAATCACAAAGTGACAACGCAAAACCCAGAGAATCAGTATCAAGCCTTAAAAAAATACGGTAGAGACTTAGTGGAAGAAGTGAAAGAGGGACGAATAGACCCAGTAGTAGGACGAGATCAAGAAATACGAAATGTCGTCCGAATCTTATCTCGTAAAACCAAAAATAATCCTGTCTTAATAGGTGAACCAGGGGTTGGTAAAACAGCCATTGTGGAAGGATTAGCTTGGAGAATTGTAAAGAAGGATGTCCCAGAAGGATTAAAAGATAAAACCATTTTTTCTTTAGATATGAGTTCTCTTATTGCAGGAGCTAAATTTAGAGGAGAGTTTGAGGAAAGATTAAAAGCAGTACTTCATGAAATTAAAAAGAGTAATGGTCAAATTCTACTTTTTATAGATGAGATTCACACAATTGTTGGAGCCGGTAAGACCGAGGGTGCCATGGATGCAGGGAACATGTTGAAACCAATGTTGGCGAGAGGTGAATTACACTGTGTAGGTGCTACTACCTTGGATGAGTATCGAAAGTATATTGAAAAGGATCCAGCCCTGGAAAGAAGATTTCAACAGGTTCTAGTCCAAGAACCTGATGTAGAGGATACTATTTCGATTTTACGTGGACTGAAAGAAAGGTATGAGGTTCATCATGGAGTAAAAATTCATGATAGAGCACTTGTATCAGCTGCCAGTCTATCCAACCGCTACATCACAGACCGCTTTTTACCAGACAAAGCCATTGACCTAGTAGATGAGGCATGCGCAATGATTCGCACGGAAATTGACTCGATGCCATCGGAGCTAGATGAGGTAACAAGAAGAGTCATGCAGTTAGAAATAGAGGAGGCAGCTCTTCGAAAAGAGAAGGATGACATAAGTAAAAAAAGACTACAGGAATTAACGGAAGAACTTGAAGAATATAAATTAAAAGCTGCACAAATGAAACATAAATGGGAAGAAGAGAAGGGGCAATTACAACATATTCGCAATAAACGTAAACAATTAGAAAGCCTGCGACGCGAGCTAGAAGAAGCTGAAGACCGCTACGACTTAAATCGAGCAGCTGAATTAAGACATGGAAAAATACCTCAACTGGAAAAGGAACTTGCCCAGATGGAGAGCGAGCAAGCTGCAGGGAGCGGAGACAAGAAGCTATTGCGCGAGGAAGTGACGGAGGAAGAAATCGCTCAAATAATCTCAAGATGGACTGGAATCCCCATCACAAAGCTAGTAGAGGGGGAAAGAGAGAAACTCTTGAAGCTGGAAGATTCCATTAAGAAAAGGGTTGTTGGACAGGACCATGCCATTGAGTTAGTGGCCAATGCAATTTTACGATCAAGGTCCGGTTTAAAAGACCCGAAAAGACCGATTGGTTCATTCTTATTCCTTGGTCCAACAGGTGTCGGAAAGACAGAACTTGCGAAGGCTTTAGCTGAGAATTTATTTGATAGTGAAGAACATATGATTCGGTTAGATATGAGTGAATATATGGAAAAGCACGCTGTTTCCAGATTAGTTGGGGCACCGCCTGGATATGTAGGGTACGAAGAAGGGGGACAACTAACAGAATCCTTAAGAAGACAACCCTATTCTGTCATCTTACTAGATGAAGTGGAAAAAGCGCATCCAGAAGTATTTAATATTCTCTTACAGTTATTAGATGATGGGAGAATTACGGATTCACAAGGAAGAACAGCCGATGGAAGAAATGCCATTATCATCATGACATCCAATATTGGCTCTGAGTTGATGCAAGATCAAGAAGAAGGTGTTATTCCAGACCGTGATTTATTAACTGTTCTGCAATCTTTCTTTAGGCCAGAGTTCTTAAACCGGGTGGATGAAATTATTCAATTCCATTCACTAGATGAAGAAGTACTGAAACAAATCGTAGATAAATTTGTATTTGAACTGGAGTCTCGATTAACGGACCAAGAAATACAGCTTGAATTAACAGAGGATGCTAAAGCATTTATTGCGCGAAACGGATGGGATCCAAAGTTTGGTGCAAGACCATTGAAGCGGTTTATTCAAAGGGAACTCGAGAATAGACTGGCCAAAGAAATTATTGCGGGGAACTTGCATGATGGTGATCGGGCTGTTGTATCTGTAGATGGTGAGCAGTTGCTAGTTGAGAAGAGATAA
- a CDS encoding YjzC family protein — protein sequence MGQNRQFKPGQKAPNNGIYVEIGETGSNVMHPKSIKMSAGDKFPECSNHNRVWTYRSKFK from the coding sequence ATGGGTCAAAACCGTCAATTCAAACCTGGTCAAAAGGCGCCAAACAATGGAATCTATGTTGAAATTGGGGAAACAGGTAGTAACGTTATGCACCCAAAATCAATTAAGATGAGTGCAGGGGACAAGTTCCCTGAGTGTTCAAACCATAACCGAGTTTGGACGTATAGAAGTAAGTTTAAATAA
- a CDS encoding YjzD family protein yields the protein MHIIWTVIWSFLIGLMIAYVIPSMTGGHFELELGLILGAIFSVFIILISSLMPEGEKEDPLH from the coding sequence ATGCATATTATTTGGACAGTGATTTGGTCTTTCCTTATCGGACTTATGATCGCTTATGTAATCCCTTCCATGACTGGAGGACACTTTGAATTGGAACTAGGTCTAATTCTAGGTGCCATTTTCTCAGTGTTTATTATTCTTATCTCTTCTCTTATGCCAGAAGGGGAAAAAGAAGACCCATTACACTAA
- a CDS encoding metal-sulfur cluster assembly factor: MDQDLKDSIYAALEQVEDPELGIDIVNLGLVYNVELDEEGTLEVEMTLTSMGCPLAGTIVEQVNQAVSDLPEVKDSHVNIVWNPPWSKDRMSRYAKIALGIR, from the coding sequence ATGGATCAGGATTTAAAAGATAGTATTTACGCAGCACTTGAGCAAGTTGAAGACCCAGAGCTTGGAATAGATATCGTAAACTTAGGACTTGTATACAATGTTGAGTTAGATGAGGAAGGAACATTAGAGGTTGAAATGACTTTAACTTCCATGGGATGTCCACTGGCTGGAACGATTGTAGAACAAGTCAATCAAGCTGTTTCAGATTTACCGGAAGTTAAAGATTCTCATGTAAACATTGTATGGAATCCACCATGGTCAAAAGACCGTATGTCTCGTTATGCCAAAATCGCATTAGGCATTCGATAA